CCATATTTGTGGTAAAGTTTTTGATAAAGTATTATTAATTTGATATTTCATTTTTCTTGTGAATGACTTTTTTTCAACCAATTTTTAAAATGTGAAACATAAAATatacatctatctatctatacattatataaaacaAATATACTAATACTATATGAGGTAAGATAGTGATTGGAGTTTACGAACCCCACACCTAGACTATAGTCCGTGACTTCGTAAGATACTACGTGATTTTAATAGTAGTATGTTCACTTTATATATTCGTATACCTTACTTTTTTAAGGAAATAAACATATAATTATGTTATACTTATAGAGTTATACCACCCATTTTAGTTAATATTTGTACATAATGACTTCATAACACCCGTGATAATTGTATTCTGATAAACGATTTACTACCAATCGTATAATAGCGTATATTAAAATGTATtggtataattaattaattatacacTTAACTAATAAATATTTATGTGATACAGTCATATTTGCCACCATAACTATTCAAGATCTACTTCTcattaattaattaagttatttattaattattaaatacattttatttatttatataactaaCTGTTGACATATAAGTTCAAAaaactttattttattaagttaaaaaaatAACATAATCTATTTAGAGGGTGTATTTTATCCTCGTCTTAATTGACCCATTCataattatttataaaatattgaataataataataataaattaataatgatgAATCTAATATTTTTTTACGACTGGACTAATAGTAATAGATACACTATGATGTAAGGAGtaactattcttattattatttattaatattttttattataataaagattttaacctatttatatatatttcgtagTTTTATTATTGtgttagatttttaattagttattaatattaatgtatagtttccttacttaataatattaatataatctaTAGTTTTCTTAtatagttaaataataataatattaataatgtacaGTTTTCttatttagtttaaataataatatatataatgtatagttTCCTTATTTAGTTTTAATACTAATTTATTTTTAGATTAAATTGATATGGTGGTGCCACATAAGGAAAATTAATATGGTTGCGCCAGGTAAACAGAATAAAATCTtgttttatataatgtatagataaatatatagatatacgtGTATTATAAAAGGAAAGTAGTGAATATATTATGTGTATTATAAGTTTATTTGGTAAATGAATAATTAGTTGATACATAAGCTAAATTAACAAGGTTGTGCCGCATAAGCAGAAAGAACCTTGTTTTATATAATGTATACTAGTTTTATGAGATTGTGTGTTGCATGACAGTTGTACAAATTAGTATTCGATGTTGATattttatcaaatgtataatacaatctAGTTGAAAAAAAGacatttattactaataatatttgtatCGAAAGTGTTAGTATTGAATACTAACATGAGTATATGCATTGCATGACAGTTGTATAATTAGTATTCGGTAACTttagtattgatattgatatttttcATATGTATAATACAACTACATAAAAAAccatttattactaataatatttgtataaaaaaCATTAGTATTAAATATTAATGCATTGATTATGAGTCCATTTATGTGACAAATTGTTTGttttcaaaaatataaatatattaattattaaaatattaaatttaatgaaTCCCGATAACGAATTGTACATTTCCATCTAAATAGATTCAGCACATATATTTTTAGTGTTTTGAGggatatattaaaattaaatttatatcaatcataaacaagttttaaatataataaagacACATATAATGtacgttaatattaatatttatcaaatatataatacaattacaataaaaatatttattattaataacatttgtaTTAAAACATTAGTATTAAATACCAATGGATAGATTATGAGCATGTTTATGTGGcaaattgtttattttaaaaatataaatataataacttttaattattaaagtattaaatttaatgaataataattaaaatttgaagtcgtatgatattaatattaaggtATAACATATAAGTCcttcttatatttaaaacttgcttATGATTGGTATAAACAAATTTAATTTTAATATGTTCATCAAAACGCTACAAATATATATACCGAATCTATTTAGATGGAAACATACAAATTTATTATTGGGATTtttaatacgtatatatatatatatatatatatatatatatatatatatatatatatatatatatatatatatatatatatatatatatatatataacgtatacAATATCTTATCTTTAAAATGCTTTCCGATGAAAATGTTAAGGTTGCGGTGGATTTGAAGGGCTTATACAAATGTGAGCATTGATTGTAAAAACATCTGTGACCCTATCTTTTATTTTAGCAGTGTCCTATAAAAGTTTAGTagcaatttataaaaataaaaataaaaataatgggaTCAAATGACCCACTTGCTTCAAGGTATGCTCGCCATTGTCCTTTTGGAGGTAGGTTGTTTACCCTCCGGTAAATTTAGAAATGACTTTCTTTATCTGATGATAGAGGAACGACtctttttattctcggatagaggaATTTCAGAGAATTCCTCATCAATAGGGAATCCACTTTCTGATAATTAGGCTACTCCATATCGTTCTATTTTTTCACTGAACTTCTCTCATCCACATCAGCGCCATATCAGCACAAACACCTTTAACATTCCGTTCACTAATCCCTCCATATCATAAACTTCATCATCCAACTtcaataaatttttattattattttaatacaaaatataaattaaacattacattttattaaaataaaaataaaattacattaatataattaaacattacattaattaaaaatattacattaaataattaaaaataaagcATACAATGATTACCAAAATTAAAGACAATAAATAATACTAATTGCTTCGAAGAAGATAATCATCTGAGAGTGTTCAAATTTGCTCGATCAAATTGTTACGGAGTGTATGATGCATGGTTCGATCTCGCAACTCTCGTGACATTCGATCATGACCTTCAACTCTTTCCTACCACGTACGTCGAGGGGGATTATCCTGATTTATGAGATAGTCGTCTTCGAGGTCACATATATTGCGTCCGTTATCTTCTGTTATCATGTTGTGTAGTATAACACAACCGTACATGATTTGTCGGATCTTATTTAATTTAAACTGTCATGCATGATGTTTTAATATAACCCAACGACCTTGAAGTACTCCAAAAGCTCGCTCGACGTCTTTTCTTGTCGCTTCTTGATATTTCTTACTTTATATTTTTTGGCTCGATTGGACATTTAAACGACTTGACAAGTGTTGCCCATTCTGGGTATATGCCATCAACCAGGTAATAGCCTTTATTAAATTCACGTCCATTGACATTGAATCGAACCTCTGGAGCTCTACCATCCAATAATTCTTCAAACAAATCCTATTCATTTAGAACATTGATATCATTGTTAGAACCTGCTGGACCAAAGAACGCGTGCCAAATCCACATATCGTATGATGCAACCGCCTCGAGCATTATTGTTGGCCCTTCGTGATCCCCCCTCGTGTAATGAACCTGCCACGCAACCGGACAATTTTTCCATGCCCAATGCATGCAATCGTGACTACCTAACATGCCCAGAAAACCATGCATTTTGGAGTGTTTAGCATGCAATCGGCGAACATCATCTTCTGTAGGTTTCCTTAAATACTCAGCCGAAAACCGATACACAGTACATTTACAATATTTCTCTAAACAATCAGATGAAATTTGTCGGTCCATATGTAAATATTCATCAAATGCATCGGGTGCAATTCCGTATGCCAATTGACGTATGGCCGATATAAATATTTGATAAATATTAAAACCAAGTCGGTGGGTACAATCATAACGTTGTTAAAAGAATTTTAAATAACTAGTTAATGGTTCAGCAGAGTAATTCGTAATTGCATAAGCAATACGGAGAAATAAGACCTGCTCATTCGGTAGCGTTTCCTGAAATAATCTCCTCGAAAAGTTGGGTCGTCGGAAAAGTAGTCGTTGAACAAACGATTTCCGGTAGAAATTCGATCTCTATTCAACTGACGTCTCCTAATAATCCTctgagcatcatcatcatcatccaacatatcGAGCGAGTCGAGTACATTGAGTGCATTGTAACCGCTTTAAATCAAGTCTAGATTGGAATCTGACTGAAGCTTTCGTTATCGCTATCGAAATTTTGggaattactcattattattatgtttataagaGTGAAAATATGAGAAAATAATAGTTTAAGTGTGTAAAATGGTTTATGAGGTATGTAGGGATGACAATTGATACCCGATCCAATGGATATTCACCCGATCCATCCGATTATTTGTGGATATGGacgatataaatggatatgaatacggaTATGAATAAAccgaaatggatatggatatgaatgaacccgctttcacccgaaataactaaatatataaatttatcactcgaattaatatcatttatgtagtgatatttcattaattatattcatctttctttatattttctctaaaaatataaaaattttcttatattttatttttgtttaaatcattaaatgtatttatcgtactttgatggtttaaatgtgattccatgtgctaaaaagtaagcaacttacggGTAATCGATATTTTAACACGTTTAATAGACTATTTGTTGACtatatgttatatagattagtaaaaatgtAACTTTCGGTCGCCTAAAATTAATTGATTTAAAAAAAAGGCTATATTCTATAACGGCTATATAACATTttcaatataattttttttataaaatatttaaatttataattttgtgaataaaaaaaataaaaaataggaaATGGCCAATGGGACCCGCATTCACTCGTTAGTCGTTACACAACCGTTGCAGGTGCAACGGACGGTCATGGTGGCGAATTGTTACCTATGACCGTTACCCTCTGGCGACCGGTGGCGGACGTGGGTGGCGGACGATAGGCTAAGGCCTTATTGTTTTCATCTTACCTTTCTATATTTCAGATAAGTAGGATTGAGCATCGTTGTTTTTTAGGTCccatttttttttaactttaatagAATCCTTAGTGCATTTATCATTTCAATTCTCGCAATTATATCTTGGTTCGTTTAAGGTACTCGAAAGGGAGATGGTAATAGAATATTAAGGAATGGAAGGGgcattatcattaattattttttttttgaaaagcaacaaaTTTTATTCCAACCAAATATATACAGAGTATGATGCCATAGAGGCAAACTGATGACCCAATATGCTTACAAATTATCAATATTTACATGCTACATACAGGAATCAAATTTGAAAATGAAGAGGTGAGCTAGCCTATTCCCATTCTGGTTGCACATAGAGTATCGAAAGATAAAGGATTAAGAAGCCATCTTGACCACTCGATCTCGAACCCTTTCACTCTATTTGATACCCATAAATGACTTAGCACTTGGATTTCACTCACGATCACAGCACTGCACATCTTGTTCCGATTGAAGACCGATTCATTGCGATGCTTCCATATTGTGTATCCGGTAACCCATTCCACCACTTGCCATAGCGTTTTCCCAAAGTGTGACTTAAATGCAAAACCATTACCCTTAAAAGCCGCGTCCAAATTTAGATTATCAGGAGATCCAAATTGCCACCATTTATAAATGAACTCCCAAATTTCACGTGCCCTTTTACAAGAGATGAGCGAATGTTCCACCGTTTCTATATTGTCATCACATATCGGACACCTCACCGAATCCAAATCTAGACCTCGTTTATCAAGTTCTACCCGACACGGAATTCTGCCTTTGCTCGCCAGCCAAATAAACAGCCCGACCTTAGATGGAACCAAGCTATTTCGTTGTGTTTCCGACAGTGAGCTGTTTTGGTTTcttgagtgatgaagtattaaggATGAAAGTAATTTTGTTGACCATCTACCACCCGTTGACAGCCTCCATACCCATGAATCTGAACCCTCGCTTTTAAAAACCGTACTAGCGATATCCTCTTCTAATTTCCTGACTTCGCTGACTAATCTTCAGGGCCGTCTCAATAATTTTTTGGccctagacgaaaataaaaatgggCTCTCATACACGTTAATTTTTTTAATACATATCGAAAGATAACACATAAATTTATCTATTTTTTCACATACAATGTATTTTACTATTTGAAATTACAATAATACATTCATTGGCAattttctattttatttatttgaatatttagagaaaagtatatatacatattaaaaattTTGGTCCCTTCTAAGTTTTTGGACCCTAGGCGATTGCCTATCTTGCCTATGCCCGAAGACGCCTATGCTAATCTTCCTGTTAAAGTGATAAATTATTTTATATGAAGCTTATTCATATATTGTGAAAATGATAAAAATTGgttaaaatgagaaagaaaaaaaaaaaactctaaaaGAACACTTTCTACCAGTATAAGGTATGTTAAAGTTTAAACTATAAATCAACGTGATTATAATGTTTCAAGTTTAAATAAGCTATTTATTGATATCGCAAAAAGAAAAAAATACACAAAACTAAAGGGCAAGAAAGAAAGTTTTTGATATACCGACTATTTCTCTAAGTAACAAAAATGAGAAGGAATGATTAATCCTATGTTTGTCatgaaactttttatattttttgagTTTCGAGCTTTTAACTTTTATGAAAAATACTCGTACTTAATAAAAGGTTCGTTTCGTTAAAGAAGTTTAATGCTTTTAAAGAGTGAGAAAAAGCTAAAAGCTACTAGAACTAGCGTTTGAGAAAAAAAAATTTAGCTCTTAGTTTTTTTgttattttactttttattttaacaGTTCTAGGTCTGCCAAACCTTtagatacataaaaaaaaaaatttaacagcTATTAGCTAACAACTACAAGCTACCAGATAGCAGCTAACAACTACTAGCTATCAGTTATCAACTACCAAATACTTCTGCCAAACATACtctaaattgaagaatgaatgatacgatgagaacgaaaaaaaaaaaatgaataagcATAACCAGGGGCGGAACATTATAGGGACAAAAGGGGGTATCTGCCCCCCTCGATTTCgggaaaaaaaaatttacactaaaaaaaaaaaatttagggaaaaataaggttttttttagtgtttacccccctTCGATTAGTTTCGCTCCTCTCGAGTCAgggtcaagttccgccactgagcATAACTCTTTATAGAAAGAAACTATTattaatgaaaatgaaaaatattacATTCATACTACAATACATACACGATGAAATTTAGATTTTAGAGAAAGCAAAATATATTCACGAAGAGTTTCACTATGCTATTTAGATATAATTTGTGTAATTCGAAGAATCGAAGGAACAACCAGCTTGCATTGCGTACATAAATGTCTTTTAAAAATGTTCGACAGATATTTTGACGTCTTCAAAAAATAGTCATCCCATAAGTGTTTCGTCACAACTTCACGCTCTCTATGAATGCAGATCCGAGGTAGTGAGATGTGATGTGTTGACATTTGTACCCTCCGTTCTACTACGCATTGTTGCACAAATTCTATAATAGCTTCGTTTCGAAATCGGACTTTAAAACTATACCTTACTATTCCATTTATAAAATGTGAATTGAGAATTATATTTTGAGAAAAATAGAGATTGTAGAGTGTTttttaatgaaaaaaaaaatatagtaaattgaagttatatttattgatgcaaaattaaatttaaaaaatatCCGAGGTTAAAAAGTTTCAGTCTAATGAAACATCGTCacgtcaccatcatcatcttcactcTTTTGCCTGTTGCTTTCCTGACTCAAGCCCCGTTAGCGTCAAATCTAGCGCTCCATTAGGATTTAGGGGCGTCAAATTCGTCAAACATTTGCCACCTTTTTCGACGCCTTGTTGTGGATAGTCTTACCACCTAAAACCTCCAACCAAGCAACCCCTTGATTCTAACTGCTTGACTCATCAGCCATAAAATAGGACTTAAATGGCCGAATAGACTTTATAACTGCCACCTAGAATACAGAACTCTGACTGAATGATTGATTGATATTCAATAAATGATGACATTTTTGTATTTATATTGATATATGCAGAAGCTACTTGCTAATGGAGAAACTATTCaaagtatatatttataaagaAGGGGAGCCCCCTCTATTTCATACAGGTCCTGTCACAGATATCTACTCTATTGAAGGTGTCTTTATCAACTCCATAGAATACGACCCGAATTTTCGTATATCAGACCCAGATCAGGCTCATGTCTATTTTCTACCGTTTAGTGTTGTCATGATCCTCGATAATCTTTTTGATCCGATCATCCGTGATAAAGCTGTACTAGAGCGCGTTATTGGTGATTATGTGCACACAATTTCATCAACTTACCCTTACTGGAACCGAAGCCTTGGATCCGATCATTTCATGCTTTCGTGCCATGATTGGGTAGGTAATTACTCAAATCCTACATCAAATAATTTAATTTACTATCTCTGGTACAAGTGGTAGTTTCAACACAGTTGTTAAGGTGCTTTAAAAATTTGTACGTAGCGGTTGTGTTAACTTTTAGATGACAGTTATTGGATGATTTTCAAGTATTTTAAGCATCTTAACGACATTCCAATTGTCCTTAGGAAAATCGAAATAAAAAAACTGTACTATGTTCTAATCAAATTTAAGATAATAATATGTGTATACACATGTTGTGGGGGCAACAAATGGTTGAACATGTGTAATCATATTTAAGAtgcttattactccgtattaatttttatataggaAGTTGAGACCAACAAATGTTGTAGGCCCATTCGACCCGTGCCATGATTACCCATTTGGACCCCTAGGCCCTAACCATTTTAACATGCCACCCAACCcttccattttaccaccttaatgTGCAtcaaatgttttcaaacttgtaacCACTTGTGATTGTTGCAAATGTTTTAATTCGTGTAAACTAGCAACTtatgatttttaattttatgaTGCAGGGGCCTAGAGCAACATGGTCTGTTCATTCGTTATATTTCACATCAATACGACTACTATGCAATGCTAATACCTCCGAATTTTTCAATCCTCGAAAAGATGCATCAATTCCCGAAATCAATCTTCATAGAGGCGAAACCGCTATAACGACAGGAGGTCAACCTGCGTCTAATCGTACAACTCTAGCATTTTTTGCAGGGGGTCAATTTCATGGTAAAATTAGACCAATACTTTTTAAACATTGGAAAGATAAAGACAATGACATAAAAATATACAATAAAGTGTCTAAAAACGTCTCATACGAACAAATGATGAAAATGAGCAAATTTTGCATATGTCCTAGTGGATATGAAGTTGCTAGTCCGCGAATTGTGGAAGCAATATACCTTGAGTGTGTGCCCGTGTTGATTTCGCAACATTATGTTCTACCGTTTAGTGATGTCCTTAATTGGGACGCATTTTCAGTGCGAGTTTCGGTGAAAGAAATACCAAATTTGAAGACGATTTTGTTAGGGATTTCGGATGATAAGTATAAAATGTTGCAAGAGAATGTTAAGATGGTACAACGACATTTTGTGGTGAATTATCCTGCTAAAAGATACGATGTTTATCATATGATTCTGCACTCGTTATGGTTAAGACGGTTAAATTTACAGATTTATGGCTGAGTTAATCTTTATAATCCGTTGGAGGGAGAATATTGTTAGTTAGAAACTTACAGTTTGTATAATTTTGATTTATCTATACAGGAAGTTAAATTATGATTATAATGTTTCTCATATCATGTGCTAATGCTTAATTGTATAGTAGATTTTATGATAATAGTTGTTTATTGATTCATCAAGACTTTTCACGAAAATCAAGTTAGGTGTCAGAAGTCAGAACttcataatacggagtaatatataacaaactaattatCAGTCGATTATTAAACAAGGATTTGGCGGGATGGTGCCGTGATAATAACGGACTAACGATGTTTTTTTTTTAGAGATCAAATTTTGGGCAACATATCTAATGCACAAAATGTCCAGTTTACCCCTATCTGACATTTTCCTTGTaccaataaataaaaaataaataactaataaataccgagtaataaataacatatattatcaGTCAA
This genomic window from Rutidosis leptorrhynchoides isolate AG116_Rl617_1_P2 chromosome 2, CSIRO_AGI_Rlap_v1, whole genome shotgun sequence contains:
- the LOC139887999 gene encoding LOW QUALITY PROTEIN: probable glycosyltransferase At3g07620 (The sequence of the model RefSeq protein was modified relative to this genomic sequence to represent the inferred CDS: deleted 2 bases in 1 codon); translated protein: MAGKSMICRSNNQSSALVSVTLFAIIFVIAISYASNRFSLLALPFSPWLSHWPSSNLSQPPPSLNPKTALYSMFNCDYEACKKQHGKMNKEVSKMIKELKEETLSRSKKKTRDKKLEKVEAELRRARVLIRDHVVSNLSRSSDRLNDQDYVPKGSIYRNPYMFHRSYLLMEKLFKVYIYKEGEPPLFHTGPVTDIYSIEGVFINSIEYDPNFRISDPDQAHVYFLPFSVVMILDNLFDPIIRDKAVLERVIGDYVHTISSTYPYWNRSLGSDHFMLSCHDWGPRATWSVHSLYFTSIRLLCNANTSEFFNPRKDASIPEINLHRGETAITTGGQPASNRTTLAFFAGGQFHGKIRPILFKHWKDKDNDIKIYNKVSKNVSYEQMMKMSKFCICPSGYEVASPRIVEAIYLECVPVLISQHYVLPFSDVLNWDAFSVRVSVKEIPNLKTILLGISDDKYKMLQENVKMVQRHFVVNYPAKRYDVYHMILHSLWLRRLNLQIYG